One genomic segment of Balneolaceae bacterium includes these proteins:
- a CDS encoding Rid family hydrolase: MNNAIRLPEKKLNLSTGEKEEMVKLGILSANENYLEFEIPDIHDDRPPLPKKAVQAPNVLNEAFNYARPSSFSRALRMEFGDYSVVLISGTASVNEEGNAEHIGDFRAQTWRTFRNISELLASENMSWHDVIRTTCYLRDIERDYKDFNEVRTQFYNWLKLDPLPASTGIQATLCWDTLLVEIQAIAVCKNV; encoded by the coding sequence ATGAATAATGCAATAAGGCTACCAGAAAAGAAACTAAACCTGAGTACAGGTGAAAAAGAAGAGATGGTAAAGCTGGGAATTCTATCGGCTAATGAGAACTACCTGGAGTTTGAGATACCAGATATTCATGACGACCGGCCTCCTCTTCCAAAAAAAGCTGTACAAGCACCCAATGTTTTAAATGAGGCTTTTAACTATGCCCGGCCGTCTTCTTTTTCTCGTGCACTGCGGATGGAGTTTGGAGATTATTCCGTGGTTTTAATATCCGGTACGGCAAGTGTAAATGAAGAGGGGAACGCCGAACATATTGGTGATTTCAGGGCACAAACCTGGAGAACATTCAGAAATATATCGGAACTGTTGGCTTCGGAGAATATGTCTTGGCATGATGTAATTCGAACGACCTGCTATTTACGTGATATAGAACGCGATTATAAAGATTTTAATGAAGTCAGAACTCAGTTTTACAACTGGTTAAAACTCGACCCACTGCCCGCCAGTACTGGCATCCAGGCAACTCTATGCTGGGATACACTTCTGGTTGAAATTCAGGCGATTGCAGTTTGTAAAAATGTCTAA
- a CDS encoding ABC transporter substrate-binding protein: protein MMKKLSFLPLILLVALYGEFTQAQEIKHYADTPEELLPYSQFLEPYMLFFDESQPYLGPGRDGNAPADLKTVKIGFVAPLEGSYDDDYGQSMLKGATLALEEANAQGGYQGLPYEILVKNDVGLWGSTGNEIVDLYDKGVWAIVGSIDGNNSHVALRVVLKLEMPMVNTTSTDPTLTETRIPWMVRCISDDRQNNYALAKQIFEKEGLENVAILRANDRYGRLGVKIFQESAIRLGHPVRIHLNYVPGAEDIDPQLEKIRNSDSEAVLIWGNDEDAAKIVNRMRDMGMNHKVFGSDRLVTDRFLERTGENAEGVVAIFPYNPQSQDPTYLRFVQNYRERYGSEPDLFAAHTYDGMKMLIQSIEEAGLNHVRIRDELTSIRKYQGVTGEIILDTTWNDVGKVWLMEVENGKFVVKYPSK from the coding sequence ATGATGAAAAAGTTATCATTCCTTCCACTCATATTACTGGTTGCTTTGTATGGTGAGTTTACACAAGCTCAGGAGATTAAACATTATGCGGATACTCCGGAAGAATTGTTGCCATATAGCCAATTCCTGGAGCCTTATATGTTATTCTTCGATGAATCGCAGCCTTATCTTGGGCCAGGGAGGGATGGTAACGCTCCTGCAGATCTCAAAACAGTGAAAATCGGTTTTGTAGCTCCCCTCGAAGGATCCTATGATGATGATTACGGCCAGAGTATGTTAAAAGGAGCTACGTTAGCTCTGGAAGAAGCTAATGCACAAGGCGGATATCAAGGTTTGCCTTACGAAATATTGGTAAAAAACGATGTTGGCTTATGGGGTTCCACTGGAAACGAGATTGTCGATCTGTACGATAAAGGAGTATGGGCGATAGTTGGATCTATTGATGGAAATAATTCTCATGTTGCGCTTCGGGTGGTTTTGAAGTTAGAGATGCCAATGGTGAATACAACTTCTACAGATCCTACACTTACAGAAACCCGTATACCGTGGATGGTTCGTTGCATCTCGGATGACAGACAAAACAATTATGCTCTTGCCAAACAAATATTTGAAAAAGAGGGACTGGAGAATGTGGCCATATTGAGAGCAAATGACCGTTACGGAAGGCTTGGTGTAAAAATTTTCCAGGAGAGTGCCATCAGGTTAGGTCATCCCGTGCGCATACACTTAAATTATGTTCCTGGAGCAGAGGATATTGATCCACAATTGGAAAAAATTCGAAACTCCGATTCCGAAGCGGTACTCATCTGGGGAAATGATGAGGATGCTGCAAAAATTGTAAACCGAATGCGGGATATGGGAATGAATCATAAAGTGTTCGGCAGTGATCGTTTGGTAACAGACCGGTTCCTTGAACGTACCGGTGAAAATGCGGAGGGAGTTGTGGCAATATTCCCCTACAATCCACAAAGTCAAGACCCCACCTACCTCCGGTTCGTTCAAAACTATCGGGAGCGATATGGTTCTGAGCCAGATCTTTTTGCTGCACATACATATGACGGAATGAAAATGTTAATACAATCGATTGAAGAAGCGGGTCTGAATCACGTCAGAATAAGGGATGAACTAACAAGCATCCGTAAGTATCAGGGAGTAACCGGCGAAATTATACTGGACACCACCTGGAACGATGTAGGTAAAGTTTGGCTGATGGAAGTAGAAAATGGAAAGTTTGTCGTTAAATATCCGAGCAAATAA
- a CDS encoding ABC transporter substrate-binding protein produces MPANIIRYLNDYFVALCFFTTSFLICLSPTLPVCAQSVPSTGPEIEEPIKIGLLLTESPSENSLMREAVDVVNLVIKKENQSGGIHEKPIKLFVKSVDGNWGIGSKRAVDLIFENGTTALLGFVDGRSAHLIEQVCTKAQVPFISMLSTDPALSRINIPWFFSTMPHAEQQAKVLVDGISKNYMNENIAVVSSDDYDQSIIRRSFLQKIEEENSQIPNVWTYPAGDVNFAQIASGISESDAEVIVFFGSSNEWDILISQLDFDDIEIPVYTSIIDLNDDQLQNISNPVFTIRSGNWDSEKQREFQADFYNMYGYLPGVYSAYLYDGTTALLEAIRSNGAESAHIQKELANMEISGINGMISFDILGSTRSTFMISEMP; encoded by the coding sequence TTGCCAGCAAATATCATCAGGTATTTAAATGATTATTTTGTGGCTCTTTGTTTCTTTACGACGAGTTTTCTCATTTGCTTGTCACCCACCCTGCCTGTTTGTGCCCAATCGGTTCCGTCAACAGGCCCTGAGATTGAAGAACCCATAAAAATCGGCCTTTTGCTTACCGAAAGCCCCTCAGAAAATTCATTAATGCGCGAGGCTGTAGATGTCGTTAATTTGGTAATAAAGAAAGAAAATCAATCTGGCGGAATTCATGAAAAACCAATTAAACTTTTTGTAAAATCCGTTGATGGCAATTGGGGTATCGGGTCCAAACGGGCGGTAGATCTAATTTTTGAGAACGGTACAACGGCACTTTTAGGATTTGTTGACGGCCGAAGTGCCCATCTAATCGAACAAGTTTGCACAAAAGCTCAGGTCCCGTTCATATCCATGCTTTCCACCGATCCTGCCCTGTCCAGGATTAATATTCCATGGTTTTTCAGTACAATGCCCCATGCTGAGCAGCAGGCAAAAGTGTTGGTTGATGGGATCTCCAAAAACTATATGAACGAAAATATAGCCGTTGTCTCTTCAGATGACTATGACCAGAGTATTATTAGGAGATCCTTTCTTCAGAAGATCGAAGAAGAAAATTCTCAGATACCAAACGTCTGGACCTATCCAGCTGGTGATGTTAATTTTGCTCAAATTGCATCTGGAATATCTGAATCCGATGCTGAAGTGATTGTATTTTTTGGCAGTTCCAATGAATGGGATATATTAATCTCGCAGTTGGACTTTGATGATATTGAAATACCCGTATATACATCGATTATCGATCTCAATGATGATCAGCTTCAGAATATATCAAATCCGGTTTTTACGATTAGGTCTGGAAATTGGGATTCAGAAAAACAGAGAGAATTTCAAGCAGATTTTTACAATATGTACGGGTATTTGCCAGGAGTTTATTCTGCTTATTTGTATGATGGTACAACCGCCCTTCTCGAAGCCATCAGATCGAATGGTGCTGAGAGTGCCCATATACAAAAGGAACTTGCCAATATGGAGATCTCGGGAATAAACGGAATGATTTCATTTGATATTTTAGGATCAACGCGTTCTACATTTATGATATCTGAAATGCCCTGA
- a CDS encoding HAMP domain-containing sensor histidine kinase, whose protein sequence is MKLITRFILIYLVITVIVLGIGGVFSYFIIKDEVDRELTWEFMERIDRVTYLLERGREFHHRRDVEGDRNLIVRELNYSVEERVEVGDTLIYHDRLEQNEPNVKVSAWRNINGQSYYISTYGAMIETDDITEAVVKTLLWILGMQIVGAVGIGFLVSGRLFKPFRKTLEKIANFQLHKKEYVPAEKTNVKEFNDLNRFVEKMTRKAVADYKNLKEFAENASHELQTPLAIAKGKLELLSETELTEEQYKYIESLEKSVKKLSRLSESLALLTKIENHEFQNNERVNLSDIINESLEAFKEFIALNNLTVETDVQDDVEVQMHPVLADILWTNLFQNAVRHNVENGEIKIELDDERLVISNSGDDPEIDPDQLFERFRKAEQSSESIGLGLSIIKRIVDQNNLSINYTFESGWHRIEVYLD, encoded by the coding sequence ATGAAGCTGATTACCCGATTTATTTTAATCTACCTGGTCATTACGGTGATTGTGCTTGGGATTGGCGGAGTGTTCTCATACTTCATCATAAAAGATGAAGTTGACCGAGAGCTTACATGGGAATTTATGGAGAGAATTGACCGTGTAACGTACCTGTTGGAGAGAGGGCGGGAATTTCATCATCGCAGAGATGTTGAGGGAGACCGCAACCTAATTGTGCGGGAATTGAATTATAGTGTAGAAGAGAGGGTAGAAGTGGGCGATACACTTATTTATCACGACCGGCTTGAACAAAACGAGCCGAATGTTAAAGTGTCAGCCTGGAGGAATATTAATGGACAGTCGTACTATATCTCAACTTACGGTGCCATGATTGAAACAGATGATATTACCGAGGCGGTTGTTAAAACGTTGCTGTGGATTTTAGGTATGCAGATTGTAGGAGCCGTTGGAATTGGGTTTTTGGTGTCTGGACGACTCTTTAAACCCTTCCGGAAAACACTCGAAAAAATTGCCAATTTTCAGCTTCATAAGAAGGAGTATGTTCCAGCTGAGAAAACCAATGTGAAAGAGTTTAATGATCTGAATCGATTTGTAGAGAAGATGACCCGCAAAGCAGTGGCCGACTATAAGAACCTGAAGGAATTTGCTGAAAATGCTTCTCATGAGCTTCAGACACCGCTGGCTATTGCCAAAGGGAAACTGGAACTGCTTTCTGAAACTGAACTTACCGAAGAGCAATATAAATACATAGAATCCCTTGAAAAATCGGTAAAGAAACTGTCGAGATTGAGTGAATCCCTGGCACTTCTCACCAAAATAGAGAATCATGAATTTCAGAATAACGAGAGGGTGAACCTGAGTGATATTATCAATGAGAGTCTTGAAGCGTTCAAGGAGTTTATCGCCTTAAATAATCTGACAGTTGAGACGGATGTTCAGGATGATGTTGAGGTACAAATGCATCCCGTTCTGGCTGATATTTTGTGGACCAACCTTTTTCAGAATGCAGTTCGGCACAATGTGGAGAACGGAGAGATAAAAATTGAACTGGATGATGAGAGACTCGTAATATCCAATTCGGGAGATGATCCGGAAATAGATCCCGATCAACTATTCGAACGATTCAGAAAAGCCGAGCAGAGTTCAGAATCTATTGGACTTGGTCTGTCCATCATCAAACGAATTGTGGATCAAAACAATCTGTCGATCAATTATACCTTTGAAAGCGGATGGCATCGAATTGAGGTCTATTTGGATTGA
- a CDS encoding response regulator, with protein sequence MKLLIVEDNRDLLENIIKYLEREGHRCETAVDYDEAFDKIMSYTYDVVLIDIMIPKGDGLQVLRELKSVNPETGTIIISAKNSLDDKVSGLELGADDYLTKPFQLPELSGTNKSGQSPE encoded by the coding sequence ATGAAATTATTAATTGTTGAAGATAACAGGGATCTTCTTGAGAATATCATAAAGTATTTGGAGAGAGAAGGACACCGGTGTGAAACGGCCGTCGATTACGATGAGGCGTTTGACAAGATCATGTCGTACACCTACGATGTGGTGCTGATCGATATTATGATTCCCAAAGGAGATGGATTGCAGGTATTGCGGGAATTGAAATCCGTGAACCCGGAGACCGGTACGATTATCATCTCCGCCAAAAATTCTCTGGATGATAAAGTATCCGGCCTGGAATTGGGCGCCGATGATTACCTCACCAAGCCGTTCCAGTTACCAGAGTTATCAGGCACGAATAAAAGCGGTCAATCGCCGGAATAA
- a CDS encoding SgcJ/EcaC family oxidoreductase gives MKLNHVLLLPLTILLLLTCSKEKPSDKQSNQEYIDAITAVSSARAEAFNNSDADGIAEHFTEDAILMAPGVPAMKGRDAVRDYYQFIFDEYKPELESHYVEVRVEGDLAYGRGIAKVTLDSKRWNGNIGICFQIPEYPAKAT, from the coding sequence ATGAAATTGAATCACGTACTTCTTTTACCTTTGACAATCTTGCTCTTGCTCACCTGTTCAAAAGAAAAACCATCGGATAAACAGTCCAATCAAGAATATATAGACGCAATAACGGCAGTCAGCAGTGCGAGGGCAGAAGCTTTCAACAATTCTGATGCAGACGGAATCGCAGAGCATTTCACTGAAGATGCAATTTTAATGGCACCGGGTGTGCCGGCAATGAAAGGAAGAGATGCGGTACGTGATTATTATCAATTTATTTTTGATGAATATAAACCTGAGCTGGAAAGCCATTATGTAGAAGTTAGAGTAGAAGGCGATCTTGCTTATGGCCGTGGAATTGCAAAAGTAACGCTTGACTCCAAAAGATGGAACGGAAACATTGGAATCTGCTTCCAAATACCTGAATATCCTGCAAAGGCAACCTGA